The stretch of DNA AAGTATAATTTAGATTTGAATTTATTCTTTATGTATTTAATTTAACCATGACGCAGTAAGGTTCAATATAGGATAACAATTTGAAATCGTGGGGGGTTTAAATTTATAAATTGTAATCTATACTTAAAAAGTAAACCGGAGAGGTTTGCGAAATGTATCTTCTGTAGAGTAAGTTGTTTGGAAATTACGTAAGTTACTCTTTCATGTACTCATTCATCTCTCTACAGTTTAAACTTTAATTCATGTAAATAAGGAGATTTACCAAATGAAGATTATTACTATAGCTTTTGCAGCTTTAGCTATGTTATTCAGTGCAGCTTCCTTTGCTGATAAAGTGGTTATTACTGGTTCCCCCGTAGTGTTAGAGCAAAAAGGTGATGTGTATTATGTGCCTGAAAATTACAGCGCTACTACTGACTATAACTATGTGACAATTGGCGGAACGAATCGCGTTTGTTACCTGCAACAACAACCCACTCTTGCTTCTCTTAACAATGAAGTGATCAATGTTGAAGTCGGTGGAAAACAAGTCCAATGGACCTGCTATGCCTATGATGAAACTTATTTCACTACAAAATAAGTAGAGCTAATTGAATAATAGCGGTGATAAACCGCTATTATTTTTTATTCTGTTCTAGTATTGTGCTGTTGCATCACTGGCAGGAAATGTATCTTCGATTGTTTCATCCAGTTCTTCTTCTGTTTTAGGAATAGGATCTTCTGCCCGTCCGGATTTGTTATCATCAGACTTTGGAATAACTTTCTTTTTTTCTTCATGATTTTTGTTGGCCATGAGATTCTCCTTAAGCTGTTTCCTTACTTTAAGTATAGACCCTGCCTAAAAAGACCGAAATTCTGAATATTCTTTCCAGGGTAAATCCTCCCTGACACAATCAGTGACCTGGGCAAGGTTTGGGCCCTGTTTTAACCAAATAAAAAAAGACTCGAGTTTCTCATTGTCGCCACAGGCCATTACTTCAACCCGGCCATCGGCCAGATTACGGGCCCAACCCTTTATGCCTAATTGTTCAGCCACTTCTCTGGCAGAAGCACGAAACCATACACCTTGAACTTTGCCTGATATAAAACAGTGCAAGCAGGATACTGACATAGTTTTACTCTCCTCAAAATAACACCATCACAGAGAAACATTACTACTATCTTAAAAACTCCTCTACAATTAATAATGAATGATGAGAAAAAAATCTATTTTTCATATCGCTTAATAATAAACTTGCAATGGAGGTAGGACCCCATGAAACTTCCTATCAATGTTGTTTTTAGAAATATGGACCGCTCATTAACCGCCGAAGAAAAAGCTATTCACCTGGCAGAAAAGCTGAATCGATTTTATCAGAATATAACCCGCTGTGATGTAGTTATCGAATCTGAGCATCGGCATCATTATAAAGGCAACCTCTATCATGTACGAATTGATCTGACTCTACCTGGCTCTGAATTGGTGGTAAGCAAAAGCCAGGGCGATGAACATGCGCATGAAGATGTCTATGTGGCTATCCGCGATGCTTTTAACGCGATGAAACGGCAGCTTCAAAGCCACATAAAAAAGGTTCGAGGGCATGTAAAGCATCACCAGACTGCACCTCAGGGAAAAATTGCCGAAATCTATCCACCTGCTGATTATGGATTCATCGAAACCATTGACGGTCGCCGAATTCGCTTTACCAGTGCCAGCGTCGTTTCCTATGATTTTGAAAAACTTGAAATTGGTGATGTTGTAAGATTTATAGAAGCAGAAGATGCCATCGCACCAGCCGCCAGCACCATTCATGTTGAGAAACGCTTTACTGCGGAGGGATAAAAATACAAGGGAGTTTGCTCCTTAAATTCTCTCTCCCCCAGGGAGAGAGTTAGAGAGAGGGTTTTAAATCAACCCTCACTCCGTAAAACCCTCTTAAGATCTGCTATTTAGGTGCCTGATATTGAGCGGAGTACTTATCAGATAACTCTTTGGCTTGTTTCAATTGATCCGGAGTTAATTTCTTCTCAAGATCATCACGAT from Legionella quinlivanii encodes:
- a CDS encoding acylphosphatase, with product MSVSCLHCFISGKVQGVWFRASAREVAEQLGIKGWARNLADGRVEVMACGDNEKLESFFIWLKQGPNLAQVTDCVREDLPWKEYSEFRSF
- a CDS encoding HPF/RaiA family ribosome-associated protein gives rise to the protein MKLPINVVFRNMDRSLTAEEKAIHLAEKLNRFYQNITRCDVVIESEHRHHYKGNLYHVRIDLTLPGSELVVSKSQGDEHAHEDVYVAIRDAFNAMKRQLQSHIKKVRGHVKHHQTAPQGKIAEIYPPADYGFIETIDGRRIRFTSASVVSYDFEKLEIGDVVRFIEAEDAIAPAASTIHVEKRFTAEG